One Anolis carolinensis isolate JA03-04 chromosome 4, rAnoCar3.1.pri, whole genome shotgun sequence DNA window includes the following coding sequences:
- the tp53tg5 gene encoding TP53-target gene 5 protein, which translates to MKALEKKREFPKNNDGDNSLSRSRNLVHIRSHLRRIIKKLILLKMHKSDNRRIKCLCGLANKYRKMLALVGPLDASSSSVGRVTMERNIMSVITEDPPKPIADVVAETVMDAIKSIIDMETINIDKELEDKPLAGTSLESSSAKLNEALCLKGLPQRLRMPAPRVLCRPSALRWVKPCCTRSCYESLENVISIRYYKSPKLHPEPEQHN; encoded by the exons ATGAAGGCCTTAGAAAAGAAGAGAGAATTCCCCAAG AACAATGATGGGGATAATAGTTTATCTCGGTCCAGAAACCTGGTACACATAAGGAGCCACCTGAGAAGG ATAATCAAAAAGCTGATTCTCCTCAAAATGCACAAGAGTGACAATCGCAGAATCAAATGTCTCTGTGGGTTAGCCAACAAGTACCGGAAGATGCTGGCACTGGTGGGACCGTTGGACGCCTCATCTTCCTCTGTAGGGCGAGTGACTATGGAAAGAAACAT AATGAGTGTCATCACTGAAGATCCTCCAAAGCCTATAGCAGATGTGGTTGCGGAGACGGTCATGGATGCTATTAAGTCTATCATAGACATGGAGACAATCAACATTGACAAGGAGCTCGAGGATAAACCTTTGGCGGGGACATCTCTGGAGTCTTCCTCTGCAAAGCTGAATGAAGCACTCTGCTTGAAAGGCCTGCCTCAGCGGCTTCGCATGCCTGCACCCAGAGTGCTCTGCAGACCATCAGCTTTGAGATGGGTCAAACCCTGCTGCACTCGATCATGTTACGAGTCTCTGGAAAATGTCATCAGCATCCGTTATTACAAGAGTCCCAAACTGCACCCT gaaCCAGAGCAACACAACTGA